The Paenibacillus sp. RUD330 genome has a segment encoding these proteins:
- a CDS encoding ribosomal L7Ae/L30e/S12e/Gadd45 family protein: protein MAYKIGTKQTTKTVELGKAIHVYVARDADDRLTGAIVELCGRMSVPVTWTETMTDLGEQCGIDVGAAMAAMVGDEE, encoded by the coding sequence ATGGCTTACAAGATTGGCACGAAACAGACGACCAAGACCGTTGAATTAGGCAAGGCGATTCACGTCTATGTAGCCAGAGACGCTGATGACAGGCTGACCGGCGCTATCGTCGAGTTATGCGGAAGAATGAGCGTGCCAGTGACTTGGACGGAGACGATGACCGATCTCGGAGAGCAATGCGGGATTGACGTCGGAGCCGCGATGGCGGCAATGGTTGGAGATGAAGAGTAG
- the rpsG gene encoding 30S ribosomal protein S7, translating to MPRKGPVTKRDVLPDPIYNSKLVTRLINRIMIDGKRGVAATLLYDAFKLIQERSGKDPMEVFEAALKNIMPVLEVKARRVGGANYQVPIEVKPERRTALGLRWLVNYSRNRGEKTMEERLAAEILDASNNTGASVKKREDTHKMAEANKAFAHYRW from the coding sequence ATGCCACGTAAAGGTCCTGTAACAAAACGCGACGTACTGCCGGATCCTATTTACAACAGCAAGCTCGTTACACGTCTCATCAACCGCATCATGATCGACGGCAAGCGCGGCGTTGCCGCAACGCTGCTGTATGATGCCTTCAAACTGATTCAAGAGCGCTCCGGTAAAGATCCAATGGAAGTGTTCGAAGCAGCCCTGAAGAACATCATGCCTGTACTGGAAGTTAAAGCCCGCCGTGTAGGCGGCGCCAACTACCAGGTGCCGATCGAAGTTAAACCTGAGCGCCGTACCGCGCTTGGTCTCCGTTGGCTCGTGAACTACTCGCGTAACCGCGGGGAGAAAACGATGGAAGAGCGTCTTGCAGCTGAAATTCTCGACGCTTCCAACAACACTGGCGCTTCCGTTAAAAAACGCGAAGACACGCACAAAATGGCGGAAGCCAACAAAGCATTCGCTCACTACCGCTGGTAG
- the rpoB gene encoding DNA-directed RNA polymerase subunit beta has translation MAGQLVQYGRRTRRSYNRIHEVLEVPNLIEIQQKSYEKFLESDLLELFQDISPIQDFTGNLSLEFIDYSLGEPKYSVDESKERDVTYAAPLRVKVRLLNKETGEVKEQEVFMGDFPLMTETGTFIINGAERVIVSQLVRSPSVYFSTKVDKNGKRTYTATVIPNRGAWLELETDAKDIIYVRIDRTRKIPVTVLLRALGFGSDAEILDLLGQDEYIKNTLDKDNTDSTEKALIEIYERLRPGEPPTLDNAKSLLVARFFDPKRYDLANVGRYKINKKLHIKNRLFNQRLAETLVDNETGEILAEAGQMIDRRLLDELLPFLEKQLNSKTYHVANGVLDADSIPLQTVSVFAPNEDGKIIKVISNDVIDKSVKHITPADIIASINYFINLLHGVGSTDDIDHLGNRRLRSVGELLQNQFRIGLSRMERVVRERMSIQDANAITPQALINIRPVIASIKEFFGSSQLSQFMDQTNPLAELTHKRRLSALGPGGLTRERAGMEVRDVHHSHYGRMCPIETPEGPNIGLINSLSSFARINEYGFIEAPYRWVDPKTAIVTEQIAYLTADEEDNYVIAQANALLTEDSKFVDDQVVVRYNKQADNILTMPTERVDYMDVSPKQVVSVATALIPFLENDDSNRALMGSNMQRQAVPLLIPKAPLVGTGMEHKSAKDSGVCIVAKHDGIIERSSANEIWLRRVEMVDGKQVTGDLVKHKLHKFMRSNQGTCINQRPLARKGDVVKKGDILADGPSTEQGELALGRNVVVAFMTWEGYNYEDAILLSEKLVKEDVYTSIHIEEYESEARDTKLGPEEITRDIPNVGEEALKNLDERGIIRVGAEISAGDILVGKVTPKGVTELTAEERLLHAIFGEKAREVRDTSLRVPHGTDGIVVDVKVFTRENGDELPPGVNQLVRVYIAQKRKISEGDKMAGRHGNKGVIARILPEEDMPFLPDGTPVEVVLNPLGVPSRMNIGQVLEVHLGMACKRLGIHAATPVFDGAREYDVFDTMEESGMQRNGKTVLYDGRTGETFEREVTVGVMYMIKLAHMVDDKIHARSTGPYSLVTQQPLGGKAQFGGQRFGEMEVWALEAYGAAYTLQEILTVKSDDVVGRVKTYESIVKGENVPEPGVPESFKVLIKELQSLGMDVKILNEDENEIEMKEIDDEDEGTSDKLNLNLEGAEAGAE, from the coding sequence TTGGCAGGACAACTTGTTCAGTATGGTCGACGCACGCGCAGGAGCTATAACCGGATTCACGAAGTGCTCGAAGTCCCGAACTTGATTGAAATCCAACAAAAGTCTTATGAGAAGTTTCTGGAGAGCGATCTCCTGGAGTTGTTCCAGGATATTTCTCCGATTCAGGACTTCACGGGGAATCTTTCGTTGGAATTCATCGATTATAGCCTGGGAGAGCCTAAGTATTCCGTCGACGAGTCGAAAGAGCGCGACGTTACGTATGCAGCGCCGCTTCGCGTTAAGGTAAGGCTCCTTAACAAGGAAACGGGCGAGGTTAAGGAACAGGAAGTGTTCATGGGCGATTTTCCGCTGATGACCGAGACCGGCACCTTCATCATCAATGGTGCGGAACGCGTTATCGTCAGCCAATTGGTACGCTCCCCCAGCGTGTACTTCAGCACCAAGGTCGACAAAAACGGCAAGCGCACATACACGGCCACTGTCATTCCTAACCGCGGTGCTTGGCTGGAGCTGGAGACGGATGCCAAGGATATCATCTACGTGCGCATCGACCGTACCCGGAAGATTCCGGTAACGGTGCTTCTTCGCGCCCTTGGATTCGGCAGCGATGCCGAAATCTTGGACTTGCTCGGACAGGACGAGTACATCAAGAACACGCTGGACAAGGATAACACCGACTCCACGGAAAAAGCCCTGATCGAAATCTACGAGCGCCTGCGTCCAGGCGAGCCGCCTACGCTTGACAATGCGAAGAGCTTGCTCGTCGCGCGCTTCTTCGACCCTAAACGTTATGATCTGGCCAATGTAGGCCGTTACAAGATCAATAAAAAGCTCCACATCAAAAACCGTCTGTTCAACCAGCGTCTGGCTGAAACTCTCGTGGACAACGAGACGGGCGAAATTCTGGCCGAAGCCGGCCAGATGATCGACCGCCGCCTGCTGGATGAGCTGCTTCCATTCCTGGAAAAGCAGCTGAACAGCAAAACGTATCACGTCGCCAACGGCGTTCTGGATGCAGATAGTATCCCACTGCAGACGGTGAGCGTATTCGCTCCCAACGAAGATGGCAAAATCATCAAGGTCATTTCCAATGACGTCATCGACAAGTCGGTCAAACATATCACGCCGGCCGACATCATTGCGTCGATCAACTACTTCATCAACCTACTGCACGGCGTAGGCAGCACGGACGACATCGACCATCTGGGCAACCGCCGCCTGCGTTCCGTAGGCGAGCTGCTGCAGAACCAGTTCCGGATCGGCCTCTCCCGCATGGAGCGCGTCGTCCGCGAGCGCATGTCGATCCAGGACGCCAACGCGATCACGCCGCAGGCACTGATCAACATCCGTCCGGTCATCGCGTCCATCAAGGAGTTCTTCGGCTCCTCCCAGCTGTCGCAGTTCATGGACCAGACGAACCCTCTGGCCGAGCTGACGCACAAACGCCGTCTGTCCGCACTCGGACCCGGCGGTCTGACCCGGGAACGCGCCGGCATGGAAGTCCGAGACGTCCATCACTCCCACTATGGGCGGATGTGTCCGATCGAGACGCCTGAGGGACCGAACATCGGTCTGATCAACTCCTTGTCCAGCTTCGCCCGCATCAACGAGTACGGCTTCATCGAAGCTCCGTACCGCTGGGTGGATCCGAAGACCGCTATCGTCACGGAGCAGATCGCTTACCTGACCGCGGATGAGGAAGACAACTACGTCATCGCACAGGCAAACGCCCTCCTGACGGAAGACAGCAAGTTCGTCGACGATCAGGTCGTCGTGCGCTACAACAAGCAGGCCGACAACATCCTGACGATGCCGACCGAGCGCGTCGACTACATGGACGTATCGCCGAAGCAGGTCGTATCCGTCGCGACGGCTCTCATTCCGTTCCTCGAGAACGATGACTCCAACCGCGCGCTCATGGGATCCAACATGCAGCGGCAAGCGGTGCCTCTGCTCATTCCGAAGGCGCCTCTTGTCGGCACCGGCATGGAGCACAAGTCCGCGAAGGATTCCGGCGTCTGCATCGTCGCCAAGCATGACGGCATCATCGAGCGCTCCTCGGCCAACGAGATTTGGCTGCGCCGCGTCGAGATGGTGGACGGCAAGCAGGTCACGGGAGATCTCGTGAAGCACAAGCTGCACAAGTTCATGCGCTCCAACCAAGGCACTTGCATCAACCAGCGTCCGCTGGCGCGCAAGGGCGACGTCGTCAAGAAGGGCGATATCCTCGCCGACGGTCCTTCGACCGAGCAGGGCGAGCTGGCTCTGGGCCGCAACGTCGTCGTTGCCTTCATGACCTGGGAAGGCTACAACTACGAGGATGCCATCCTGCTCAGCGAGAAGCTTGTGAAGGAAGACGTGTACACGTCCATCCACATTGAGGAATACGAGTCCGAAGCCCGCGACACGAAGCTCGGACCTGAAGAAATCACGCGCGACATCCCGAATGTCGGCGAAGAAGCGCTCAAGAACCTCGACGAGCGCGGCATCATCCGCGTCGGCGCCGAGATCAGCGCCGGGGACATCCTCGTCGGCAAAGTAACGCCTAAGGGCGTAACGGAGCTGACGGCGGAAGAGCGCCTGCTGCACGCCATCTTCGGCGAAAAAGCGCGCGAAGTGCGCGACACGAGCCTGCGCGTGCCTCACGGCACGGACGGCATCGTCGTCGACGTCAAAGTGTTCACCCGCGAGAACGGCGACGAGCTGCCTCCTGGCGTGAACCAGCTGGTCCGCGTCTACATCGCCCAGAAGCGTAAAATCTCCGAAGGCGACAAAATGGCCGGACGCCACGGCAACAAGGGCGTCATCGCCCGCATCCTGCCGGAAGAGGATATGCCTTTCCTGCCGGACGGAACGCCTGTAGAAGTCGTTCTTAACCCGCTGGGCGTACCTTCCCGGATGAACATCGGCCAGGTGCTTGAGGTCCATCTCGGCATGGCCTGCAAGCGTCTGGGCATCCACGCCGCTACGCCGGTATTCGACGGAGCGCGCGAGTACGACGTGTTCGACACGATGGAAGAATCGGGCATGCAGCGCAACGGCAAGACGGTTCTGTATGACGGACGCACGGGCGAGACGTTCGAGCGCGAAGTCACCGTCGGCGTCATGTACATGATCAAGCTGGCGCACATGGTCGACGACAAGATCCACGCCCGTTCCACGGGTCCATACTCGCTCGTGACGCAGCAGCCTCTCGGCGGCAAAGCCCAGTTCGGCGGCCAGCGCTTCGGCGAGATGGAAGTATGGGCGCTCGAGGCCTATGGCGCGGCTTACACCCTCCAGGAGATCCTGACGGTCAAATCCGACGACGTGGTCGGCCGGGTGAAGACGTACGAATCGATCGTGAAGGGCGAGAACGTGCCGGAGCCGGGCGTTCCGGAGTCGTTCAAGGTCTTGATCAAAGAGCTGCAGTCTCTCGGCATGGACGTCAAAATCCTGAACGAGGACGAAAACGAGATCGAAATGAAGGAAATCGACGACGAGGACGAAGGCACCAGCGACAAGCTGAACCTCAACCTGGAAGGCGCCGAAGCTGGCGCGGAATAA
- a CDS encoding class I SAM-dependent methyltransferase: MSDHYYSRTPGTQQNRQKHETELRGFRFQFMTDNGVFSKSGIDYGSRFLIEEMEIGEADRVLDVGCGYGPIGLTAARLAPQGQVVMLDINERAVELAGENAKLNGIANIRIQQSDLFEKAGGEPFDVILTNPPIRAGKATVHRIFEEGHSLLKPGGSMWVVIQKKQGAPSAEAKLLQLFGRVKEVGKDKGFRIFKAIRSVEN; this comes from the coding sequence ATGTCGGACCACTACTATTCCCGTACGCCGGGAACGCAGCAGAACCGGCAAAAGCACGAGACGGAGCTGAGAGGCTTCCGGTTTCAGTTCATGACGGACAACGGAGTCTTTTCCAAAAGCGGAATCGATTACGGCAGCCGTTTCCTCATCGAGGAAATGGAGATCGGCGAGGCTGACCGCGTGCTCGATGTCGGCTGCGGCTATGGACCGATCGGACTGACGGCAGCAAGGCTGGCGCCGCAAGGTCAGGTTGTCATGCTGGATATCAATGAGCGAGCCGTAGAGCTGGCAGGAGAGAATGCGAAGCTGAATGGAATCGCCAATATACGCATCCAGCAGAGCGATCTGTTCGAGAAGGCAGGCGGCGAGCCGTTTGATGTGATCTTGACGAATCCGCCGATTCGGGCAGGCAAAGCGACGGTTCACCGAATCTTCGAGGAAGGGCATTCGTTGCTGAAGCCCGGCGGCAGCATGTGGGTGGTCATCCAAAAGAAGCAGGGGGCTCCTTCCGCCGAAGCCAAGCTGCTGCAGCTGTTCGGCCGTGTCAAGGAAGTCGGCAAGGATAAAGGGTTCCGGATATTCAAGGCGATCCGTTCGGTCGAGAATTAG
- the rpoC gene encoding DNA-directed RNA polymerase subunit beta', whose translation MLDVNNFEYMKIGLASPEKIRSWSRGEVKKPETINYRTLKPEKEGLFCEKIFGPTKDWECHCGKYKRVRYKGVVCDRCGVEVTRAKVRRERMGHIELAAPVSHIWYFKGIPSRMGLALDMSPRSLEEIIYFASYVVTDPGETPLEKKQLLSEKEYRSYREKYGYGFQAGMGAEAVKKLLQDIDVERELDQLKEELRTAQGQRRNRAIKRLEVIEAFRHSGNKPDWMILDVLPVIPPELRPMVQLDGGRFATSDLNDLYRRVINRNNRLKRLLDLGAPDIIVQNEKRMLQEAVDALIDNGRRGRPVTGPGNRPLKSLSHMLKGKQGRFRQNLLGKRVDYSGRSVIVVGPSLKMYQCGLPKEMALELFKPFVMKELVNKGLAHNIKSAKRKVERVSAEVWDVLEEVIKEHPVLLNRAPTLHRLGIQAFEPILVEGRAIKLHPLVCTAYNADFDGDQMAVHVPLSAEAQAEARLLMLAAGNILNPKDGKPVVTPSQDMVLGSFYLTMDNKEAQGSGSVFGSVNEAVSAYQRGIVSLHARIFIPAKVLKKDAFTDQQNSSLISTTVGKVIFNEIFPSSFPYINEATKTNLMDGTPDKYFVYEKGADLNSFLDNVPQMGAVGKEYLGLLIAECFRQYHTTKTSVILDKIKELGFTYSTRAGITVAVSDVIVPPEKEEILKQSDEKVKVVTNQYRRGLITNEERYDRVIEIWSKTKDQITEILMKSMDRYNSIMLMVDSKARGNKSQITQLGGMRGLMANPSGRIIELPIKSNFREGLTVLEYYISTHGARKGLADTALRTADSGYLTRRLVDVAQDVIVREDDCGTDKGIMVAKIQDGKEVIEDLYDRIEGRYSFETIRHPQTGEVIVARNELIDAEKADAIVDAGVEKLQIRSVLSCRARHGVCKICYGRNLATGKHVEIGEAVGIIAAQSIGEPGTQLTMRTFHTGGVAGDDITQGLPRIQELFEARNPKGQAIISELDGVVKSIRETKDRREIEVQGEAESKVYPVSYGSRIRVIEGQHLEAGDELTDGSIDPKEMLRIKGIRGVQNYILQEVQRVYRNQGVEINDKHVEVMIKQMLRKIRIVDAGDTKLLPGAFVDVHEYEAANREVLLSGREPAVAKPVLLGITKASLETDSFLSAASFQETTRVLTDAAIKGKVDQLLGLKENVIIGKLIPAGTGMNRYRSIRFVGQEDELETVAAEAELSETVPVES comes from the coding sequence TTGTTGGATGTGAACAACTTCGAGTACATGAAGATCGGCCTTGCATCGCCGGAGAAGATTCGCTCTTGGTCCCGCGGAGAAGTCAAGAAGCCGGAGACCATTAACTATAGGACGCTCAAGCCGGAGAAGGAAGGGCTCTTCTGCGAGAAGATCTTTGGCCCGACCAAGGATTGGGAATGCCACTGCGGCAAGTACAAGCGCGTCCGCTACAAAGGCGTCGTCTGCGACCGCTGCGGCGTTGAAGTCACCCGCGCCAAAGTGCGCCGCGAGCGCATGGGACACATCGAGCTTGCCGCTCCTGTCTCCCATATCTGGTACTTCAAAGGAATTCCTAGCCGGATGGGGCTGGCTCTCGACATGTCGCCCCGCTCGCTCGAGGAAATCATCTACTTTGCAAGCTATGTCGTGACGGATCCGGGCGAAACCCCGCTGGAGAAAAAGCAGCTTCTGTCCGAGAAGGAATACCGCAGCTACCGTGAAAAATACGGCTATGGATTCCAAGCCGGCATGGGCGCCGAAGCCGTCAAGAAGCTGCTTCAGGACATCGACGTCGAGCGCGAGCTGGATCAGCTCAAGGAAGAGCTGCGCACGGCCCAAGGCCAGCGCCGCAACCGCGCCATCAAGCGTCTCGAGGTCATCGAGGCGTTCCGCCATTCCGGCAACAAGCCGGATTGGATGATTCTCGATGTGCTCCCGGTCATTCCGCCGGAGCTTCGTCCGATGGTCCAGCTGGACGGCGGACGCTTCGCGACCTCCGACCTCAACGACCTGTACCGCCGCGTCATCAACCGCAACAACCGTCTGAAGCGCCTGCTCGATCTCGGCGCTCCCGACATCATCGTGCAGAACGAGAAGCGCATGCTGCAGGAAGCCGTCGATGCCCTCATCGACAACGGCCGCCGCGGCCGCCCGGTTACGGGTCCCGGCAACCGTCCCCTGAAATCCCTCAGCCATATGCTGAAGGGCAAGCAGGGCCGCTTCCGCCAGAACCTTCTCGGCAAGCGCGTCGACTACTCCGGCCGTTCCGTTATCGTTGTCGGACCGAGCCTGAAGATGTACCAATGCGGCCTTCCGAAGGAAATGGCGCTGGAGCTCTTCAAGCCGTTCGTCATGAAGGAACTGGTCAACAAAGGGCTCGCCCACAACATCAAGAGCGCCAAGCGCAAGGTCGAGCGCGTCAGCGCCGAGGTTTGGGACGTTCTTGAAGAAGTCATCAAGGAGCATCCGGTTCTCTTGAACCGTGCCCCTACGCTTCACAGACTCGGCATCCAGGCTTTCGAGCCGATCCTTGTCGAAGGACGCGCCATCAAGCTTCACCCGCTCGTATGTACGGCCTACAACGCCGACTTCGACGGCGACCAGATGGCCGTCCACGTCCCGCTGTCCGCGGAAGCGCAGGCGGAAGCCCGCCTTCTCATGCTGGCGGCAGGCAACATCCTCAACCCTAAGGACGGCAAGCCGGTCGTAACTCCGTCCCAGGATATGGTCCTCGGCTCCTTCTATCTGACGATGGACAACAAGGAAGCCCAAGGATCCGGCTCTGTCTTCGGCTCCGTCAACGAAGCCGTTTCCGCTTACCAGCGGGGCATCGTGTCGCTGCATGCGCGCATCTTCATTCCGGCGAAGGTCCTCAAGAAGGATGCCTTCACGGATCAGCAGAACAGCTCGCTCATCTCGACGACGGTCGGCAAAGTCATCTTCAACGAGATCTTCCCGAGCTCGTTCCCTTACATCAACGAGGCTACCAAGACCAACCTGATGGATGGAACGCCGGATAAATATTTCGTGTACGAAAAAGGCGCGGACCTGAACTCCTTCCTGGACAACGTGCCGCAAATGGGCGCTGTCGGCAAGGAATACCTCGGTCTTCTGATCGCGGAATGCTTCCGCCAGTACCACACGACCAAGACGTCGGTCATCCTTGACAAGATCAAGGAGCTCGGATTCACGTACTCGACCCGCGCGGGCATCACGGTTGCCGTCTCCGACGTCATCGTGCCGCCGGAGAAGGAAGAAATCCTGAAGCAATCCGACGAGAAGGTCAAAGTCGTCACGAACCAGTACCGTCGCGGCCTGATCACCAACGAAGAACGTTATGACCGCGTCATCGAGATCTGGAGCAAGACCAAAGACCAGATCACCGAAATCCTCATGAAATCGATGGACCGCTACAATTCCATCATGCTCATGGTGGACTCCAAAGCGCGGGGTAACAAATCGCAGATCACCCAGCTGGGCGGCATGCGGGGTCTGATGGCCAACCCATCCGGCCGCATCATCGAGCTCCCGATCAAGTCGAACTTCCGTGAAGGCCTGACGGTACTCGAGTACTACATCTCGACTCACGGCGCGCGTAAAGGTCTTGCCGATACCGCCCTCCGTACAGCCGACTCCGGTTACCTGACCCGCCGTCTCGTCGACGTCGCCCAGGACGTTATCGTCCGCGAGGACGATTGCGGCACGGACAAAGGCATCATGGTCGCCAAGATTCAGGACGGCAAGGAAGTCATCGAGGATCTGTACGACCGTATCGAGGGCCGCTATTCCTTCGAGACGATCCGTCATCCGCAGACGGGAGAAGTCATCGTTGCCCGCAACGAGCTCATCGACGCCGAGAAGGCCGATGCGATCGTCGATGCAGGCGTAGAGAAGCTTCAGATCCGTTCCGTACTGAGCTGCCGCGCCCGTCACGGCGTCTGCAAGATCTGCTACGGCCGCAACCTGGCGACCGGCAAGCATGTAGAGATCGGCGAAGCCGTAGGCATCATCGCGGCCCAATCGATCGGCGAGCCGGGAACCCAGCTCACCATGCGTACGTTCCATACCGGCGGCGTTGCCGGCGACGACATCACGCAAGGTCTGCCGCGTATCCAGGAGCTCTTCGAGGCGCGTAACCCTAAAGGCCAAGCGATCATCAGCGAACTGGACGGCGTCGTGAAGAGCATCCGCGAAACGAAGGACCGCCGTGAGATCGAAGTTCAAGGCGAAGCCGAGTCCAAAGTGTATCCGGTCAGCTACGGTTCCCGGATCCGCGTCATCGAAGGCCAGCATCTGGAAGCCGGCGACGAGCTGACAGACGGCTCCATCGATCCGAAGGAAATGCTGCGCATCAAAGGCATCCGCGGGGTACAGAACTACATCCTGCAGGAAGTTCAGCGCGTATACCGGAACCAAGGCGTAGAAATCAACGACAAGCACGTCGAAGTCATGATCAAGCAGATGCTCCGCAAAATCCGCATCGTCGATGCCGGCGACACGAAGCTTCTGCCTGGCGCGTTTGTCGATGTGCATGAATACGAAGCAGCCAACCGCGAGGTGCTTCTGTCCGGCCGCGAGCCGGCAGTCGCCAAGCCGGTCCTGCTCGGCATCACCAAGGCTTCCCTGGAGACGGATTCCTTCCTTTCCGCGGCATCCTTCCAGGAAACGACCCGCGTCCTGACCGACGCTGCCATCAAAGGCAAGGTCGACCAGCTGCTCGGCCTCAAGGAGAACGTCATCATCGGCAAGCTGATCCCTGCCGGTACGGGCATGAACCGTTACCGCAGCATCCGCTTCGTCGGCCAAGAGGACGAACTCGAGACCGTAGCTGCGGAAGCCGAGCTCAGCGAGACGGTTCCGGTCGAATCCTGA
- the rplJ gene encoding 50S ribosomal protein L10, giving the protein MANVKVIESKQQQVEEIAAKLKASTTTVVADYRGLNVAQVTELRRQLREAGIEFQVLKNSLVRRASESAELSALTEVLAGPTAIAFGADDVVAPAKIISDFAKKNDALKVKGGILEGQVVDAAQIKALADLPSRDGLLSMLLSVLQAPMRNFALAVKAVAEKQEAEA; this is encoded by the coding sequence ATGGCAAACGTAAAAGTTATCGAATCCAAGCAGCAGCAGGTGGAAGAAATCGCCGCCAAGCTGAAAGCAAGCACGACGACGGTTGTAGCTGACTACCGTGGACTGAACGTGGCTCAAGTAACGGAACTGCGCAGGCAGCTTCGCGAAGCAGGCATCGAATTCCAGGTTCTCAAAAACTCCCTCGTTCGCCGCGCGTCCGAATCCGCCGAGCTCTCCGCTCTGACGGAAGTTCTCGCGGGTCCGACGGCTATCGCCTTCGGCGCGGACGACGTCGTAGCTCCTGCAAAAATCATCTCCGACTTCGCCAAGAAAAATGACGCCCTGAAAGTAAAAGGCGGCATCCTCGAAGGCCAAGTCGTAGACGCAGCCCAAATCAAGGCGCTGGCAGACCTGCCATCCCGCGACGGCCTGCTCTCCATGCTCCTCAGCGTCCTCCAGGCTCCTATGCGCAACTTCGCGCTGGCGGTCAAAGCCGTGGCGGAAAAGCAAGAAGCAGAAGCTTAA
- the rplL gene encoding 50S ribosomal protein L7/L12 produces the protein MSNEQILEAIKGMNVLELNDLVKAIEEEFGVTAAAPTVVAAGGGAAEVEEQSEFDVILMSAGASKINVIKVVRELTGLGLKEAKEVVDNAPKAIKEKVAKEEADAIKAKLEEAGAAVEVK, from the coding sequence ATGAGCAACGAACAAATCTTGGAAGCCATTAAAGGCATGAACGTTCTGGAACTGAACGATCTCGTTAAAGCAATCGAAGAAGAATTCGGCGTAACGGCTGCTGCACCTACGGTTGTAGCTGCTGGCGGCGGCGCTGCTGAAGTTGAAGAGCAATCCGAATTCGACGTTATCCTTATGAGCGCTGGCGCTTCCAAAATCAACGTCATCAAAGTCGTTCGCGAGCTGACAGGTCTTGGCCTGAAAGAAGCGAAAGAAGTTGTCGACAACGCTCCAAAAGCAATCAAAGAAAAAGTAGCTAAAGAAGAAGCAGACGCTATCAAAGCTAAGCTTGAAGAAGCAGGCGCAGCTGTAGAAGTGAAATAA
- the rpsL gene encoding 30S ribosomal protein S12 translates to MPTINQLVRKGRQAKVVKSKSPALQRGFNALKREATEISAPQKRGVCTRVGTMTPKKPNSALRKYARVRLTNRVEVTAYIPGIGHNLQEHSVVLIRGGRVKDLPGVRYHIVRGALDTAGVNNRMQARSKYGAKRPKVKK, encoded by the coding sequence ATGCCAACAATTAACCAACTGGTCCGCAAGGGCCGTCAAGCAAAAGTGGTCAAGTCCAAATCGCCAGCACTGCAGCGGGGATTCAATGCCCTGAAGCGTGAGGCAACGGAAATCAGCGCTCCGCAAAAACGCGGTGTCTGCACTCGCGTAGGCACGATGACTCCGAAGAAGCCTAACTCCGCACTTCGCAAATACGCTCGTGTTCGTCTGACGAACCGCGTAGAGGTTACGGCTTACATTCCGGGTATCGGACACAACCTGCAAGAGCACAGCGTCGTTCTGATTCGCGGCGGACGTGTAAAAGACCTTCCGGGCGTACGTTACCATATCGTTCGCGGTGCATTGGATACGGCTGGCGTCAACAACCGTATGCAAGCTCGTTCCAAATATGGCGCTAAGCGTCCTAAAGTTAAAAAGTAA